The nucleotide window GTGTCAACTGGTGATCGGCCTCATCTTCACCGCAGAATCCTGCAATGAGATCTGTTGAAAGGGAAACATCGGGAATGACCGAACGGATAAGGGCTATTTTTTCGCGGTACTGTTCTATGGTGTGCCCCCGGTTCATAAGACCCAGAACCCTTGACGAACCGGACTGAACCGGCAGATGGATGTGATTGCATATGTTCGGTCGCCGGGCTATGATGCGAACAAGCGATTCGGAGATATCTTTCGGATGGGAGGTGGTAAAGCGAATCCTGAGCTCAGGGGCCTGGCGACTGACGGCCTCAAGTAATCCCGCAAAATCCATATCCCTGTCAGGGGCAGAGTAGGAGTTGACATTCTGCCCGAGCAGCGTGATCTCCCGGTATCCTGAAGCAGCAACCTTGCGTACCTCATCGAGAACCGAACTCATGGTGTGACTGCGTTCACGGCCACGGGTAAAGGGTACAACGCAGTAAGCACACATGTTATTGCATCCTCTCATTACCGGCACAAAGGCCGTAATCAATCCCTGCCTGCGCGGATCAATACCCTCATAGGTCTCAGCCGGGTTGAACTCCAGCGATGAAGCTCTCTTTCCCGATCGAGCCTGACTGATAAGCAGGGGGAGTGAACGATAGGTATCCGGACCGGCAAGAAAATCAATCGCCGGAGACATTGAAAACATCTCCTCACGCTGATACTGGGGAATACATCCGGCAACACCGAGAATGAGATCCTTCTGTTTTCGTTTCATTCCCAGAAGATGCTGGAGATAGTGCTCAATACGCTCGACCGCATTTTCCCGAACCGCACAGGTATTGAGCAGTATAATCCCCGCCTCACCCTCGCTCTCTGCCGGAACGTAGCCATCCTCCACCAGCAGCGCAGCCATGATTGCAGAGTCAGCCTGATTCATTTGACACCCGAAAGTGTGGATATAGAAACGGTTACTCCGTTCAGTGCTCATGATTCGT belongs to Candidatus Chlorobium masyuteum and includes:
- the miaB gene encoding tRNA (N6-isopentenyl adenosine(37)-C2)-methylthiotransferase MiaB yields the protein MSTERSNRFYIHTFGCQMNQADSAIMAALLVEDGYVPAESEGEAGIILLNTCAVRENAVERIEHYLQHLLGMKRKQKDLILGVAGCIPQYQREEMFSMSPAIDFLAGPDTYRSLPLLISQARSGKRASSLEFNPAETYEGIDPRRQGLITAFVPVMRGCNNMCAYCVVPFTRGRERSHTMSSVLDEVRKVAASGYREITLLGQNVNSYSAPDRDMDFAGLLEAVSRQAPELRIRFTTSHPKDISESLVRIIARRPNICNHIHLPVQSGSSRVLGLMNRGHTIEQYREKIALIRSVIPDVSLSTDLIAGFCGEDEADHQLTLKLLSDIRFDAAYMFFYSTRPGTLAARTLEDDVPEAVKKRRLQEIIDLQNDISGELLQQSIGSVVEVLAESESRRSAAQLMGRTDTNRAVVFDRKGYQPGDLVSVLITSATSATMTGTPAAERG